The Macaca fascicularis isolate 582-1 chromosome 1, T2T-MFA8v1.1 genome includes a window with the following:
- the CFAP107 gene encoding cilia- and flagella-associated protein 107 → MFLTAVNPQPLSTPGWQIETKYSTKVLTGNWVEERRKFTRDTDKTPQSIYGKEYIAFPDHRRDQISRWYGKRKVEGLPYKHLITHHQEPPHRYLISTYDDHYNRHDYNLGLPPLRTWNGQKLLWLPEKSDFPLLAPPTNYGLYEQLKQRWLAPKAGLKQSTYTSSYPRPPSCALSCREYAIPVPPHRLHPVPHF, encoded by the exons ATGTTTTTGACTGCAGTAAATCCACAGCCACTCTCTACTCCAGGCTGGCAGATTGAGACCAAGTACTCAACGAAAGTGCTCACTGGAAATTGGGTGGAAGAGAGGAGAAAG TTCACCAGAGACACTGACAAGACACCCCAATCCATTTACGGAAAAGAATACATCGCTTTCCCAGACCACAGACGGGACCAGATCTCCAGGTGGTACGGGAAAAGGAAAGTTGAG GGGCTCCCCTACAAACACCTGATCACCCACCACCAGGAACCCCCACATCGCTACCTGATCAGCACCTATGACGACCATTACAACCGGCATGATTACAACCTGGGGCTGCCTCCGCTCCGCACCTGGAATGGACAGAAGTTGCTGTGGCTGCCAGAGAAGTCTGACTTCCCCCTTCTTG CTCCCCCTACAAACTATGGACTCTATGAACAACTTAAGCAGAGATGGCTCGCACCCAAGGCTGGCCTGAAGCAGAGCACATACACTTCATCCTACCCCAGACCACCGTCGTGCGCTCTGTCCTGCAGGGAATATGCGATTCCGGTCCCTCCCCATCGCCTGCATCCTGTCCCACACTTCTGA